CGCAGTGCTGCGAAGAACTTCAGCTCGTGCGCCGTCATCACCAGCACCGAACAGTACGACCTCGTGGAAGGGGCGCTCGCAAGTGGCGGCTTCACACGCGAAGAGCGCCTCGTGCTCGCCGCCGATGCCTTCTCGCGAATCGCCGAATACGACGCCGCGATTGAAGAATGGATGGCGGATCGCGCCGACGAAACGCTCGGCATCGATCCGCAAGAACAGGACCTCACGCCACTGCGTTACGGCGAAAACTCCCACCAGCAGGCCTTCCTTGACGCGAGCCGCTCGCTGTTCGAGGACTCCACGACCCTTGCCGAAGCCGAGCTGCTGAACGGCAAGGCCATGAGCTACAACAATTACGTTGACGCCGACGCCGCTCTGCGCGCTGCCTTCGACCACCCCGAGCCATGCGTGGCGATCATCAAGCACAACAACCCGTGCGGAATCGCGATCACGCCCGAAGCGAGCGACGTCGCCGAGGCGTACACCAAGGCCCACGCGACCGACCCCGTCTCGGCTTTTGGCGGCGTGATTGCCGTGAACCGCCCGGTGAGCCTCGACATGGCAAAACGCGTGACCCAGGTGTTCACCGAGGTCATCGTCGCCCCCGGCTACGAAGATGGCACTCTCGACGTACTCAAGGCAAAGAAAAACCTGCGCATTCTCGAAATTTCGGGCGCGCCGCGCGCCGATTCCTCTCTCGAAGGTCGCGAGATCTGGGGAGGCGTGCTCTACCAGGAGCCCGACCGGTACCAGGCGCCCGGCGACAACCCTGAGAATTGGGAACTCGTGTGCGGCGAGCAGGCGTCGGAAGAAACCCTCGCGGATCTTGCCTTCGCGTGGCGAGCCGTGCGCGCACCCCGATCGAACGCGATTCTGCTCGCGAAGAATGGC
The window above is part of the Dermabacter vaginalis genome. Proteins encoded here:
- the purH gene encoding bifunctional phosphoribosylaminoimidazolecarboxamide formyltransferase/IMP cyclohydrolase: MSIDDEGASRMSQRAVTRALVSVYDKTGLTELATTLHKSGVEIVSTGSTAKAIAEAGIPVTAVESVTGFPEILDGRVKTLHPKVHGGLLADRDKPAHVAALEEHEIAPIDLLVCNLYPFEETVASGASFEDIVEKIDIGGPAMVRSAAKNFSSCAVITSTEQYDLVEGALASGGFTREERLVLAADAFSRIAEYDAAIEEWMADRADETLGIDPQEQDLTPLRYGENSHQQAFLDASRSLFEDSTTLAEAELLNGKAMSYNNYVDADAALRAAFDHPEPCVAIIKHNNPCGIAITPEASDVAEAYTKAHATDPVSAFGGVIAVNRPVSLDMAKRVTQVFTEVIVAPGYEDGTLDVLKAKKNLRILEISGAPRADSSLEGREIWGGVLYQEPDRYQAPGDNPENWELVCGEQASEETLADLAFAWRAVRAPRSNAILLAKNGAAVGVGMGQVNRVDACRLAVERANTLGEDGEERARGAVAASDAFFPFADGPEQLIAAGITAIVQPGGSIRDREVIDACQKAGITMYTTGTRHFAH